The following coding sequences lie in one Spinacia oleracea cultivar Varoflay chromosome 1, BTI_SOV_V1, whole genome shotgun sequence genomic window:
- the LOC130466265 gene encoding NADP-dependent malic enzyme 3: MNNPCGNLQFGVHYTVVVSALSTIDMQIGCMPLLPQGMGIPVGKLALYTLYSSWRGPSISLFANKSITIDLGTNSE; the protein is encoded by the exons ATGAACAATCCTTGTGGAAACTTGCAGTTCGGGGTACATTACACTGTCGTTGTTTCTGCATTGTCAACAATAGATATGCAGATTGGTTGTATGCCCCTTCTGCCTCAG GGGATGGGAATACCTGTGGGAAAATTGGCTCTCTATACTTTATACAGCTCTTGGAGGGGTCCGTCCATCAGCT TGTTTGCCAATAAGTCAATAACCATCGATCTCGGGACGAACAGTGAGTAA